A genome region from Rhodopseudomonas boonkerdii includes the following:
- a CDS encoding DedA family protein, translated as MDTSSTIAMFLHFGLAGIVCLAVAEKFIPLFPSYVLLMLLGLTLPDGATLAMTIVATSIGSVVGAIGWYVLGRALGSQRIERLVRTYGKYVLLRFSFYEQLTDAYRGNHFWVTLIGQTLPTVRIYLALPAGVLRLEPRVFVAATAIGTVIWNMPFLSLGYALRGSNQNPVSIGFWVVALLIATEIAIILGLRVYKRAIAQQCRTPPRVIAAPNAVEEIA; from the coding sequence ATGGATACGTCAAGTACCATCGCAATGTTCCTGCATTTCGGCCTCGCCGGCATCGTTTGCCTGGCGGTCGCCGAGAAGTTCATTCCACTGTTTCCGTCCTACGTCTTGTTGATGCTACTCGGTCTCACTCTGCCAGATGGCGCGACGCTCGCGATGACCATCGTGGCGACAAGCATCGGTTCCGTTGTCGGCGCGATCGGCTGGTACGTGCTCGGACGTGCGCTCGGCTCGCAGCGCATCGAGAGACTAGTGAGAACCTACGGGAAATACGTACTGTTGCGGTTCTCGTTCTATGAACAACTCACCGATGCCTATCGCGGAAATCATTTCTGGGTAACGCTGATCGGCCAGACACTACCGACCGTGCGAATCTATCTGGCTCTTCCAGCTGGCGTGCTACGGCTCGAACCGCGCGTTTTTGTAGCGGCTACCGCGATCGGCACCGTGATCTGGAACATGCCGTTTCTCAGCCTGGGTTACGCATTGCGTGGCAGCAACCAAAATCCGGTCAGCATCGGCTTTTGGGTGGTCGCCCTCCTCATCGCTACAGAGATCGCAATCATTCTCGGACTTCGTGTCTACAAGCGCGCAATCGCTCAGCAATGCCGCACACCGCCGCGTGTCATCGCCGCGCCCAACGCCGTCGAGGAAATTGCATGA
- a CDS encoding class I SAM-dependent methyltransferase gives MSAADILPFFLAWIRDPLRVAAVAPSGPAVAALIAQEISADTGPVIELGPGTGAFTRALLRRGVRPQDLTLIEYGSDFIPLLQRRFPGVRVLWMDAAWMTKERLFEGAPVGAIVSGLGLLTMPPEKVLMILSGAFAYLRPGCAVYQITYGPRCPVPDAILDRLDLQASCIGQTFRNLPPASVYRISRRPLYT, from the coding sequence ATGTCGGCCGCTGACATCCTGCCATTCTTCCTTGCATGGATTCGCGATCCGCTGCGCGTCGCAGCCGTTGCGCCCTCTGGACCCGCCGTGGCGGCGCTGATAGCGCAGGAGATATCGGCCGACACCGGTCCTGTGATCGAGCTCGGCCCTGGCACCGGCGCCTTCACGCGCGCGTTGCTCCGCCGCGGCGTCAGGCCGCAAGATTTGACGTTGATCGAGTACGGGTCCGATTTCATTCCACTTCTGCAGCGACGCTTCCCGGGCGTGCGGGTGTTGTGGATGGACGCAGCTTGGATGACAAAGGAAAGACTGTTCGAGGGGGCCCCTGTTGGCGCCATCGTCTCCGGACTCGGGCTGCTCACGATGCCGCCGGAGAAGGTTCTGATGATCCTCAGCGGCGCGTTTGCCTATCTCCGCCCTGGTTGCGCGGTCTACCAGATCACCTACGGACCACGCTGTCCTGTTCCTGATGCAATCCTCGATCGTCTCGATCTGCAGGCAAGCTGCATCGGACAGACCTTTCGCAATCTTCCGCCGGCTTCAGTGTACCGGATCAGCCGACGCCCACTCTACACGTGA